From the genome of Mesorhizobium japonicum MAFF 303099, one region includes:
- a CDS encoding NUDIX hydrolase: MAATKKKAVRKAKKGERIRQVAAIPFRLTAGGNFEVMLVTSRTTRRFIVPKGWPMKGKSGRKAATIEAMEEAGVLGKTLKQPAGTYSYWKRLTNRFIRVDVIVYLLEVTEELANWQEAKRRQRAWLAPADAAMLIDEPDLSTLVETLTLPQSAPTGAA, from the coding sequence ATGGCAGCCACCAAGAAGAAGGCCGTGCGCAAGGCTAAGAAAGGCGAGCGGATCCGCCAGGTGGCGGCGATCCCCTTTCGGTTGACCGCGGGTGGGAATTTCGAGGTGATGCTGGTCACGTCGAGGACGACGAGACGCTTCATCGTCCCCAAGGGATGGCCGATGAAAGGCAAGAGCGGACGCAAGGCAGCCACCATCGAGGCTATGGAAGAAGCCGGCGTGCTTGGCAAGACCCTGAAGCAGCCTGCCGGCACCTATTCCTACTGGAAGCGGCTGACCAACCGCTTTATCCGTGTCGACGTCATCGTCTATCTGCTTGAGGTGACCGAGGAATTGGCCAACTGGCAGGAAGCCAAGCGGCGGCAGCGGGCCTGGCTGGCGCCGGCCGACGCGGCGATGTTGATCGACGAACCTGATCTTTCGACGCTGGTTGAGACCTTGACGCTTCCCCAGTCTGCGCCGACTGGCGCGGCCTGA